The sequence below is a genomic window from Bactrocera neohumeralis isolate Rockhampton chromosome 4, APGP_CSIRO_Bneo_wtdbg2-racon-allhic-juicebox.fasta_v2, whole genome shotgun sequence.
tagttagtatgcaaaaacttagtttgtatgtaagtacatatttgcatttgttaacatctatacatttttatgtaagaatgttttctgtagttttaggtttataatCCTAATGtacgtttaatattttgataattaccggTTAGAGATAAGTAATTCCCTTCCAAATCTGGGGTGTTGTCGACTTCAACATTTCCTTCATCTGTAATCGGTCCTTCGTTGTGACCAAGTATATAGGAACGTAGCCTATACTTGAACTCCTTCCTGTCAGGGTGATCGTGAAGACCGCATTTCAACCTCATTACGCCGAACAAATTTTCTAATACGTCTTGGTTTAAACGAGACTCCGTCCTTTTCTGCCGTTCATTAGCCTCTTCAGGAGTTAATCTGGTTAACGTGAGAAAAGCGCTAGGTAGCAACTTCGTTAGACTCCGCGAACTTAAACCTGCAAgagtgtttggttataaaagtaaaattattgcaatcaaaatgctataattacccatttcaaactGCAAATTTCTTTCGAAGGCTTCTGGTGCGAAGTGCACAAAAATGAATCCACTGTTTTAGTACTGTTTTATCCTATGGGAAATGGAAGAATCTCCATTTCGTAGCACTATTTTTaacattgttattattgcatcCGAACACTGCGcaactcattttaaaaaatataaaatttcacaattaatacTACACGCGAAAATACAATTCGAATTCACATTCAAAGgcgcgggcgaataataagtcaactgtgacgtcagcaagaacagctgaTTGAAAACAAACAAGCGCATTGCGTAAACTctttctctatcattcttgtatgctgtggctcccgacaaagtgagagcggtggCGACAGTATAgcaataattctagaaattttgctgctacggtgtggtaaatgagaaccctgctTAGGACCACATCACCAATGATCGTTTGGTTGCAAATCTTGAGGGGAGATTCCTCTGCTAGCCAGGTCGGCAGGATTATCTTCGGAGCTGACAtgctttcaatttcaatttgagtATGCTCGCAATTTTTTGATATTCGATTCGCAACGAATGTCGACCAAGAAAACGGTGGCTTGCGTAGCCATTCGAGAACGATGGTGGAGTCAGTCCATAAATATATTCCATTTTAGCTAACAAAAGAGCACCAGATAGTTCAATTGTGTGTATTGAGATGGTATTAACAGGAGCGACCTTTGTTTTTGCTAAAAGAAAGCACGTTTTAATCTCGTTATTGTACACCTGCACGCGCAAATAGATCGCTGCTCCGTACGGCTTTCCTGAGGCATCGAATATCTCCGAGTCGCTCAAATGTCTACTTTATAGGTTTATTTAacaccaaaatatttaattttatgcaaatattgttttgtttagAATTAAGTGTTCTAAGTATTTAAGTAATCGACTTAAACGGGAGCGTATGTAGATAGCGCGGCAGATCGCTGATCAAATAAAACATTCAgatcataaataataaattatatgaaaaaagttcaGTAAcacgcaaatgtatgtatatgaattacttcttcttatttactggCATAACGCAAAACCTAAAAAGAGGTaacaaagtgaaaaaaagaaaaaagctttggtgaaaaaaaatttggaaaaataaagtGCGGTAgtggcaaaaagcaaaaaaaagtacgGTTAGTGacaaaaattgtggaaaaaatttacCTCAGAGTGTGAATCAAGGGGGCTGTCACAggcatcacacgctgctacatCGCAGCTCGTCACGCGAACCCATCCATCGCGGCCGCAGCTTGGACCACCACCTCGTCGATCCACGCACCTCTGAACACCTTCTAGGCTAAACAGTCGCCTACGGGGCCGGGAtgaatttcagaattttcttGCTGTTTGGTGTAAAGGGAACGCTGATTTTGAATCTTCAGCAAGTAGCATCAGTGTACGGATTGCTAGATACAGGGCACCGAAACCGAAAGAGActatatttaattgaaactcATTGACCCGCCCGTCCAAAGAATCTCTAAAGACGATTCTTTGATAGGATGTATGCTTGGAGTTGACCAAAATGTgacgatacattttttcaatatcagcATTGAACACAAATCTAAAACGTCGTCGTTTGGTGATCATAAGAGTGAGATCAGCTTGCAGTGCTGGACCAGTGTACAAAATGTCGTTTAAACTTTCACCATTGGATGTGGGACATGAAGCATTGAAAACGACTCTAAGTTTAGAGGTTTTACTTTCAGGTTTGTAAACGGCGTGGTGAGGGAGATAGTAACTTTTGTACGGATTTTCTGCCATTTTGTGTGGAATTCCTTGCATATGACCTAAGTCTATGTACTCCCTCAAGACTTTTCGGTATTCTTCCTTAAAGAGAGGTTGTTTATTGAGAGATGTCTCACTTTTCAAGTATTGTTTCAATGCAATATGACGAGATGCTCCAAAATTAGTTTCTGCTGGAAAAACTTTGAATGGGAGTGAAATAATGTAACGTCTTTCTCTGTTTCTAATGGTTGTTTCTGAATATAACCTGTCACAATATTGTTCTTCTACGGTGACAAATGTTTTTTTAGGTATTTCTTCTTGGGAACTTGGGCAGTTGAAATATGTAACGTAAGTCATTTTATTCTTCGTTCAAACACTGTACGTTGTGCAATGAGGGAACCGAAGATTTTCGATTTTACCCCATTTAATATGATTTTCGGGTAAAGATCCCCTCCAATCAACACATCAACATTTTGACTCGCATAGAAATTATTATCCGCTAAGGGCATATTGGGTAACCTTTTGACAATTAAGAGTTAAGTGATCTGGTTGGAAGCAGTCCAGTCAATTTTGGCAGTACCAACGCTTCCCCTTCTAGTTTTAAACTATTGTAGACCTTTCTGCTTGTCAGATTTAAGCGTTTTTGCAGACTGTTGGTTACGAAAGTTCCTTCAGATCCCGAATCGATCAAGGCTCTGACAGTGAAGGTGCACTCGTTGTGACATGTGGTCACCATGGCTATACCTAAGAGCATGCTTCGACTGGTAGGCACATTTGATACAATGACCTTAATAGAGGCCACATAAGATTTAGTGGAAATCTTAAAAGTGTCTGTGCTGTCGTATATCTGAGCTATTTCCTCACTCTGATCCCGGTGAATCATAGAGTGATGTCTCTGTTTACGTTTAGAACAATAAAcatacttttacaatttttgacttcATGTGAGTCCGATAAGGAGTTTAGGCAGACGTGGAGTTTTTGACAGCATTTAACAGTGCGTTAGGCTGCATCTCATTGAATCtttgacaaatttttaaaatgagcGATTGAGATGGCAGTTTACATTTAAGATTGTTTGGTATACGACCTTCACCATCAGCCGATTTAATCTTGGTTTGAGTACCCAACTCCCCTTTGAGGTTTGATACTCTCTCTAGCGTTTCAACCCGTTTGGTTAGAAACTTGTCTAACTCAACTAATTTTGAGATATCTGAATCCGAGTCCAGAGATTGTACCCAAAGCGATAGTGTATAGGCAGGCAATCGGATGGAACACAAATACGTAAATATGGCATCTCAGCTATCTATATTGATGCCATGTATTTGTAAAGCTTAAATGCAGCTATTTATCTCCCGCTGTAAATTTCTGAGTTCGGCCTCAGATTCTGTTGAAACGTGCGGAAgcttgaacaaaaaatttaattgtgtgttgaCAAGCACTCACTTGTTTTCATATCTATATCTTGTCAGAGACGCTTTCGAAACAATAGCTTTCAGGTGGAATAACTTTTCCACTGGCGATAGCCTCGAGTTATTCccataaatggcggcaaataGATCCCTAATTTCTATATCACATGGCGGTAGGTTGATCGAATACTTCACGGGTTCTGCCGTTTGTTGTAACCGTTCAGGTTGCATCACTGTAGAAATTGAAGTTGGGCTTTGGTTGAACGACGTGAGGTTGTGCATGTGTTCGCCCATCAAGGCCGCGCATCACACATAAGCCTGGTAACAGCTTGAATATTTGAGTTTAATGTAGTCAATTGAGTTTGTATCAGAATGATCCACCTTTGGCAAACACAACTTGTATTCTGACTTTACCACTGCCCACAGAGATTTCAGTTCAGCTTGTTGTACTTCGAGAGAGAAGGCACTTTGGTTGTTTGCTGTTGGAGCAAACGACTCCTCAAATTTCAGTAGAGCGTCTGCAGCTCTGGTAAAAGCCCTGATGGGTTCCATTGTATTTGACAATTGAACCGGAACtgcaaaaatgttgcacaaaatcggatctaaactttaaaattaaagttttaaaaatatgtgcaaatatgttgcaaaaagtttaaaagttaCAGAACCAGTCACGGACAAACTACAAATTGATTGATGATGACTACATTTAATAAAGCAAGTAAATAATTTCCGTTCAAATTTATTTGGAATGTGCTTGCTGGGTAATCGTCCCAatgcacaaaacaaaaattgatttgtgcttatttactttatttaaattaaaatacaaataaaaatgtccaaGCATTTGTTTGATCTATATCATCTACTTTACTTTCACCTTGGTTTATGgatcaattttcaaattattgcaAATCCACCACccttctgtttgtttttgtcCTTCTGGGATAGCTGCTGCGCTGTTTTCCCTTTGCTGCTTTGTTTTAGTGTAATATATAAAGTGCAATGTTCAGTGCAATTGCGAggtatatttattgttgtacttaAACGCAGTATAATACAACCAGCAGTGTGTGTTGATTTTGTTGGTAGAGTGCTTAAAGTAAGTTTTGGTCTCTACTCCACACAGCACAATTGGTTTTGTACATAACTTATGCACAAATTAACCAATTTATTGCCTTATAGCTTGCAGAGCAAAAGTCCAAAATATGTTTGGCTGTAACCTTACTTATTGCTAATCGAAGGACCAGTGATAATTCGGGTGgtcaataatattatatgtatgttaaaataattcGGACAAGatgttatttgtaaatatgtatgtatgcatttaataCATGTTAATACATTGTAAAatgatatttatgtttaaataatatcCTGTTATGCTGCTATTTTCTAGCAATGGATTCAACGTGTTGAGGCACCAAAAGTCTATTTATATGAGCCAAatcttatgaaataaaaagttgatATTCGGAACGCAGGAGTATTTTGCATTTCGATTGTAAATTGTATCGGTTTCTATATATTTTGGTATCAGGATTATACCAATTAGAATAAACAGCGTCtattttacatatgtagttctaaaataataataatactagaaatttgAGAAAAAGCTGGAAAATGACAATGAAATGTAAACATATTGTAAAAGAAGAAAACTAGTTATAATTACGAAATTCACATAACATACTTTAAAAATGATAACAGATGGTGAGCAATTATCGGATGCTGAACTCCAGGAGAAACTAAGTGCTTTGGGATTTCCTAAAGTAGCAGTAACAGAGACTACACGTGGTATTTTAACgaataaattacttaaatctaaacaaaatgaaatgaagaatACACTGCACAATATAAAGTTTAACGGTCTGTCACCAACGAAACGTAGGAGCATATATAACCAAGAATCATCAAATTCATTTTCAGCAAATCGTAAAATGAGTATAAGAAATCGTCCTATGACCGGTTCGGCATACTCCTTGTACCAAAACGATTCGTCATCAAATAATTGTAACCATATGCATACGAATGTAGGCAATAACATTGAACATAATTTTCCAAGGGGTACAAATTACTCAATTCACACTACGCCAGAACAGATTGTAACTACGCTTTCGGAACATCAAAGTCATGAAGGAGTAGTAAGCAGATTGCTAAGTTTTCGTGACAAAACTTTTAGAAAACCGAAAGTATGTGAAAGTCATCAACACGTATGCTTATCATTGTCGAAAGGATCAAATAAGTgcttaaataaatcaaaacgtACATTTTACGATTTTATATCCTATGTTGGAACGCAATCCCGCCTGAACCAAAGCTTTAGGCCATATTTATTGGTTAGTTTTTTCgcaatgttttttattgtgttggcgttaatttatatattgaaaagtCCAAACAATTTGGATTTTGATAACCTTCGAACTAAGGTAATAATATGTGAGGAGACAAAATATAAAGCGAACTGCATCCCAGCTGTTTACATTGATGGTacaattaaattacttaaaaatattctggAGAATCTACAAAATCGGTCGAAAAAATTCcattgtaacaataaaaaggTTGCTGTCGTCGAAACAGATATTATTAATTCTATGGATAAAATAGAATACTCTAATGGAATGCAGGGGTGGAAACAGAAATTATCCTATGCAAAAGTTCTTATAGAGGAAAACCCTCAATGGAAAGTTGTAATAAATGAGGGACAAAATACAAGTTTTTCTTTAACCAATGAAAATCTCTCGTCATTTTGTAGATTTTATTCCAAAGTTAAGAGTTTCTTTGTAATTATTGGTATTGGTTCCATAATAGTGACAATTTCGGTTTCTTTATATATGCTCTATCGTAACATAAAGGCGTGGAGATTAAATCGCTCTACTGTTATTGAACAGTTTACCACAGATATTGTAAATGAACTAATTTATAGAGCATCATTAAGTGAAGTCCCGGAAGAACGGGAAGTTATTATAAATCATCTCCGTGATAAGTTAATACCTTTAAATAAGCGTAACGCTTATTTGAATTATTGGAAAGAAGCATTGAAAATTCTCGAAATAAACGATAGCAGGATACAATTCGGACAAAAACTTTGTGATGGCACAGAATACCGCACTATGACATGGTTAAGCAATGCAAACTCTAATGCAACAAATGGTTTACTTAAGAAATGGCAAAGTCCGGCTTTTggttatgcaaataaaataactaaaccTCCCACATCATGCTTGAAAATTCGTCATATGTTTGATTCGACAGAATCAGATAtctataatttaaaacaaataatagaatCTGCTATAATAGAGAAAGTTGGAAACCGATGTTGTATTCAAGAAattcaaattgataaaaaaagttGCTGTGTTTATGTCCGTTGTTGCAGTGAATTTGATGCAGGAGTGGTTCATAACGAAATAAATGGCTGGTGGTTCGACAAGCGTTTAATTTCGATTAAATTCTTACGGCTTCAAAGATACCTAACACGTTTTCCAGAAAGTAAAAATTCCGTGTCTGCGCTATCACAATAAAgcgtgtttgaaatttttgacattatatgtatgtgtgtattttcctcaatttatatattttaataaaacaactaTACTATAGTGTAGTTATATATGTTTCtacaaacaaaacaataatatattagTATTCTAGGCATTGGGACTTGAGAAGATCAAAAAAAACCAACTGTTGAAAAATATTCTATGCTATTAAAAGTCCTATGTGAACTTTTGTTGCTGGAATTGCACTATTTTAAGGATACACATACAGTGGCTCGCAGTAAAAACGATGCAGCTGTTtggtaacaacaacaagtttctggggatgttcgagcaagcaaataactgcagCAATATTTCGACAGTGTTGCTTTTCTGCAAATACTTAGCTGATACTTATATTACAACATTTTTGCGTCGAATATGATGCCTTGCGATACtgccgcagtgattgagactcgaacatccccTCTGTGTTAAAATACTTAAgcgatcgtctcagtgtgaccctcggaaaaattactgattttcgcgatttttcttttaatgttgGAATTAACTAATCagtccgattttttttataaataaatatattaatgacgaatacaaaatgatttttttatgtttaaggggaaaagtcttgcggtatttttattgattttttttttttttattgaaattgaaattaatttttgatgactcatgcccagctcttgaccgatgctacggctgctactatgccggtctctttcggccaattcagcgattttatcccaattttcgacgacaggccttccggagcgtggcgcatcttcgaccacctctacaccagaatgaaaacgttgaaaccatcgttgtgcagtggaaatggaaactgtatcgggtccataaactgcacaaattttatagtactgtaaaatatgccgtactttctctttattttgctccatgtttgcgacgctataactcacgaacgacttaaaagaaacgacaatcaatcaaatacgtgttagcgcgtgaaatgagctctgctttctccagactggacaaggaagcaaagcaaatgggtctggcatagaacgagggcaagacgaaatatctcctatcaaacaaacactcgtcgcactcgcgaattggctctcacgtcactgttgtcagtcataactttgaagtcttagataatttcgtctatcttggaaccagcataaacaccaccaacaatgtcagcctggaaatccaacgcaggataattcttaccaacaggtgctactttggacttgacaattgagaagcaaagtcctctctcgacgaacaaaaaccaaactctataagtcactcataattcccgtcctggaaagatctgcggaagatttacggtcctttgcgcgttggccacggcgaatatcgcattcgatggaacgatgagctgtatgagatattggcatagttcagcgaattaaaagacagcagctacgctggctaggtcatgttgtccgaatggacgaaaacactccagctatggaagtattcgacgcagtacctgcgggggaagcagaggaagacctccactccgttggagggaacaggtagagaaggacctggctacgcttggaatatccaattggcgccacgtagcgaaaagaagaaacgactggcgcgctgttgttaactcggctataaacgcgtaagcggAGGAGGGAGTAGCTTGCTCTTTCTGTGGTAGCAATAACGAGAACGCAGAACACATATTTTTCCACTGTCGGAAATATACAAATGAGCGACTATCTTTGGAAAAGGAAGTATCCAACCGAATAACACCAGAGAATACAGTGACCTATATGTTGCACTCGAGGAATGTGTGGAATTTAATGGTGAAGATTACAGCCATGGTACTCCATGACCTGAGAATAGGAGAACAGCAAAGAAGGATCTAGAGCAGGGAATATCGCTCTAATGACGTGAGCCCACACGCTTAGCTTGCCCTGTGTCAAAATGCTCAACGGCGGTTCCACAGGTCCTCAGTAAAGCTACAGGAGACGGagttagggtttagtacgtaggcgtaccgTTTCGCAAGTCCAGAACAGTAGGTAATACTGACTGGGCGTAGTCCCGAATGAGGTGCACCCATAGCGGGCAGTACGAATCGTGCATATTGCTACAGCAAAATAGCATTATCAATGTAAAATTCCCCTTccggcacaaaaaaaaaacacacacacacacatgtgtgcacaccgatcgtaaaaaatcaaacattttcacgaacatggatcggtatgCGCACAAGCCTCTACACGAGTAAACCGCACTCGCACACATACtgatcgaacgcacatgtgtgtcgtgtaagGCCATTTCTACTGACATACAGATGGCGCACGCATACGTTAGCTTCAAATCTCCACGAAGACGAAATTTTTGTGTTGCGAAATATTGATGAATCTAatagattagtgggataatgtGCTCAGCAGCCTAAATTTTAGCATTAAAAGTCGGTCGAATAAATTAGTACAGAATGTCGTTAAATTCAGGTAGCGGGCTTTACACTTCCCGAGGTTTGCCCTACCTGTAGTGTTATCCTTTCTGTCTGTGGTGTTTTATATGGTGTAGGGCCACAATAATACTAAAAGCAATGTCAATAGCTTACATCTCCATCCGGCGAAATTCTACAATGTT
It includes:
- the LOC126756558 gene encoding inner nuclear membrane protein Man1 yields the protein MITDGEQLSDAELQEKLSALGFPKVAVTETTRGILTNKLLKSKQNEMKNTLHNIKFNGLSPTKRRSIYNQESSNSFSANRKMSIRNRPMTGSAYSLYQNDSSSNNCNHMHTNVGNNIEHNFPRGTNYSIHTTPEQIVTTLSEHQSHEGVVSRLLSFRDKTFRKPKVCESHQHVCLSLSKGSNKCLNKSKRTFYDFISYVGTQSRLNQSFRPYLLVSFFAMFFIVLALIYILKSPNNLDFDNLRTKVIICEETKYKANCIPAVYIDGTIKLLKNILENLQNRSKKFHCNNKKVAVVETDIINSMDKIEYSNGMQGWKQKLSYAKVLIEENPQWKVVINEGQNTSFSLTNENLSSFCRFYSKVKSFFVIIGIGSIIVTISVSLYMLYRNIKAWRLNRSTVIEQFTTDIVNELIYRASLSEVPEEREVIINHLRDKLIPLNKRNAYLNYWKEALKILEINDSRIQFGQKLCDGTEYRTMTWLSNANSNATNGLLKKWQSPAFGYANKITKPPTSCLKIRHMFDSTESDIYNLKQIIESAIIEKVGNRCCIQEIQIDKKSCCVYVRCCSEFDAGVVHNEINGWWFDKRLISIKFLRLQRYLTRFPESKNSVSALSQ